TTAATTAGAATTGTCCCTTGTTAATATATCTTGCTATTGTTCTTGTGATCCATGCTCGCCTGTACTCTCTTTATAGTATATTCAAATTTATCACTGCTATATATTGAATTTCACTTTCTGTTATCCTTAGAAGAGAACTTAGAAACAATAATGAAATTAATAGCCTGGAATGTGCAGGGATGTGGAAACCCTTTCACAAAAAACCATCTAAAACAAATTATAGATATAGATAGACCAACAATTCTCATTTTGTCATAAACAAAATCTCAAAGACACTTAATTAAATCTCTTTTGAAAGATTACCCTAACATTCACATTGTAGACCCAATTGGGAAAGCATGAGGCTTAGCATTAGCTTGGGTGGACGGTTTTGCTTTTGAAATAGTGCATTGGAATATAAACATGATCAACATCTTAGTTCACACAAATCATGAATCTAAGAAATGGCTCCTAACTTGCTTCTATGGAAGTCCATATCCTCACAATAGACATATAGCTTGGGATTTTTTATCAGAAATAGCTGAACAAGTTGAAAAAGAATCCACACCTTGGATCCTACTAAGGGACTTAAACATGATTTTTAGCCAAGAAGACAAAATTGGAGGACTACCTTTCAAAAAATCTGATAGTGAATACTTCCAAAATATTTTAAACAATGCTGGTTTGCTAGACATAGGCTTCTCAGGGTATGAATACACTTGGAACAATCATAGAGAATGAAATGTTAATATACAGGAAAGATTAGACAGAGATGTAGCAAACAATGAATGGACTACAAAATTCCAAAATTTTGAGCTAAGTCACTTAGTAGCTGTGGGCTCAGATCATTGCCCAATTTCCCTTAAACTGGATACCTCTGTTTCCAATCACAATTACACTTTCAAATACTATGATACATGGCAAAAGGAACTATCATGTATCCAAACCATTAAAGACACTTGGAAGCACTCCCTAACACAGGATAATCCATCAAACACTCTTACCTCTAATATAAAAGAGTTACAACAGAATTTAGACTTTtggaaaaagaatatttttggtaAACCAACtaaagaaattaggaaaattttacAACAGATAGATAAGCTTAATAATTCTAGTCATGTGtatagaaaagaagaaaaaattaaagataaactTTTCATATTAGAAAAACTCTATGACACTCAAGAAACAATAGCAAAACAACAATCAAGAGATAACACAGTGCAGTTAGgagaaaaaaacacaaaatacttTCATACTAAAACTCTCAAGAGAAGGAAATGGAATAATATTGAGTGCCTTAATAAGAGCAATGGAAAGTCAACTTTTAAGAAACAGGAAATTAGACATGCTCTGAAAAAACACTATTCTAATCTTTTCTCTGaagaaaacattatttcatctgATAATATTAATCTCTTAACTAATATCCCCTTTATTTCTGAAGAGGATAACTGTAACGGACAGATAATTTTAGCTCCCGCCGAATCGGGATCCGACTCGACTAGAAAGCACAAATCCTCCATCACGTCACTcggaaaaatgaaataaaaaatagtAGAGTATACTCTTAATTCAGAATTCAAGCAACAGTGGATACCAGGCCAATGGTAAAAATGAGAATATAAGTAATCATTTGTAGCAAATTATTCTGAAAACTAGACACCGTAGAATTAAAGAAGACAAAAGAAAATGATCTTTGCCTGCACTAGCTTATGAAAACCAACTACACCAGctgattttaaaactaaagaaaaattttATAAGTAGTTATCAAATCTCAGATTGTCCCAGCACATTCATTTAAGTAAATGAGGGGTTTAGCTTAAAAGAATAATTGGGTATATAAGTCCCttgagaaaaaacaaaaaaacaaagtaCAAATGTCACTGCACAGAACACAATACTTAAGTAATAGCTCGCAATAAGATTGAACACTCTGTACTAAAACAAGACCAATTACCATCCACACTAGTCTTGTAGCTAGCATTTTGAAAACTCAATATCACACACGGTAGAAAACTAAAAGAAAGTAGCATATAAGACAAGGCCGAGTACACCAATAATTTGTAGACAAAGTTTCAGACCGAAGAATACCAGCGAGATTCAAAAATGTAACAATTCATAAGCAAAATCTACTACCCAGTGACAAATAAAAATAGCTAAATACTTTGATAAGAAGAGCTTAGAAAGAGTCTGTAAGAGAACTACAACTTAGTAATACACAATTAGGATAAACTAAAggacaaatatatatataagaaggCCTGTAATATTTCAGTAAAAGTGTCCCACTAGCAATCTCATAGACACCTGAGATCGTACTTTTTGTTGACGAATTAACCATTAAATGTACAACATCAAACACATCAAAATAACATGGGACAACAACATCAAAATAACATGTACAACATCAAACCGTAAGCTCTGCCCGGCTTACTGCTGTAACTTCTCTTCGTACTCTgagggaaaacaaaacaaaacggggTGAGCGAATGCCCAGTAGGGGTTACAGCAGCAAAATAATAATATCGACATGAATACAAATGCGTAAGCAAGGAGCAGCAAAAAtgataaaatagagaaagaaattCTTACACAAATATCATTCAAACAAGATTCAGAGCCATAAATAAATTTACTCTACTATTTCATGGCCAGTGCCACCGTCAGGGTAGTTCTCGATACCAGCCATTATTGCCGCAACGATTTTTCGGGtagccaccgaggtggtgggTACCACTTAGGCCCGACGTTCCTAAAGTAGAGTCTAGTTCTTCCAATCGTGTAATGTAAACTCATGCATACATTTTAGAAATAATAAAATAGCTCCGAAAACAAATGATTAACCAACACAAATCCAAGCACAGTTTCAAACTTACTAAAAAGTCAGTTCCAAAGGAAAGGTTCAAGCAATCTTAGTCTGGCACAAACATGGAAAACATTTCCAACATAGTCATATTTGAAAATTCATCCAATGGGTTAAGTCTCAATTTCCGAGAAGCTAACAGTAAAAATGAAAATGCAACACCGTCTTCAAGTAAGTAGAAATAATCCTAAGTTAAGACATAAGGAACTAGAAGCTACCAATTTTTAAATCAAGTTCTGCATACATGGATTTTAGAGAGAAAACATTGAGCTGAAACGTGTGAGCtttaataaaataaagtaaaaatccatgaaaaatgtaCAAATCTTTAGAAAATGGTGGAATTTTAAATGGAAACATAAGCATCAAGATTCTTTAAGAAAATGGAGAGAAAGATCAGTTCAATAAAATTTCTCTTACATTGCAAGTTTTGAATGCTACTCATTGGGTCCCTTTGACAAACAGAACATGGGCAAGTTTAGAAAACTCAACTAAAAGCTTAATTTTTGGATGAGAAAGCAAAAACTTGGATAGCTACCaattattttataaatattgaaaATTAATACAGTTCAAAATGTAAGCATAGGACATAGAAATGATAGGATTTCAAACAAGATTCATGTTATCGGAAAATCGTCCAAAACATGGGTAAATTGAAAGAGATTCATAGACCAACTTTGTAAAGTTTGTGGTTAACAAAACATCCCAAATCCCAAATAATTGTAAAGAATTTGTGTAACCACGTGACATCTAAAAACAGTAAGTGTAAACAACGAAATtgagaaaaaagaagactaaagAAGGAACttgataaatcaattaaaatcaagTAGATAAATTGTACACATGCAACTGGTGTTTCGTTTATGTAAACAAACCAAGAACTAGCTTAATGAAAATGAAATCTGAACAAAACCAAATGTATGTAACAGTGAAGAAAATCCCCTACCTCGACTGCCGATTCGAATCAAACAAATCCAAGGCACGGTTAACAAAATCTTCAAGGGAGAATGAACAATTTTCTTCTTCCGTCTTCAAATTAAATTTTAAGAGCAAAGAAAATTGGTAGAGTTCCAGGGGTTAGTcatgagtgatttgggggagttgagtgtattttaaatctcagggatttgagagagtttgagagagtgtagggagtttgagagagttttgtgtttctgatttcagggagtttggggagtgtagggagtttgagagagtttattagagggagtttgggggagtttgagagagttcactcctaactcattctcttttaagaaacaataaacccttatttgcaaataccattgatctttaatcaaaagaaataaataaatgaaaatgatcatatctctgtatcaatagtatgttattttgtgcaacgagataattttttttcccttcagtttaacggtctccatacaattctaactccctttgttcacgaacattttcccacatatcatccgctatactctttctccatgcattagcttcttgacgttgttgttcttgagtttgttgtgtcaaaatttcatcgtcatttacaagcgttgatggatggctatcttcctcttcctcttcctcgatcggaaactcatctgaacgacattcttttcgtaagaagttgtgtaggcctgcacaagctgtcattatctccgcttgcacctgatacggaaatggaggttgagacttaaagatcaagaaacgagacttcacaacaccgaacaatctttcaactacattcctcaaagaagcatgacgcatgttaaataattcttcaacctttttcgcatgattacccgtaccagaaaattctttcaaatgataatgttggccacgaaatggtgttaaacaatatcgtcggtttgcaaacccaccatcccccaagtaatatttacctgaataaaacacaaaaagaaaacttcgtcaagtagaacccgaatataacttaacaaaaaaactcaaaacttcacattagataaaagtaaaattaccttgcggtattttcagtccatttctttttgtcattgcgtcgttaagtattttcgaatcatgagcagacccttcccatccactgagcacgtatatgaactccaagtcgaagttgcaaaccgctaacacattttgagatgtaattccatgtcgattccgataaacggctgcatttcttttctctaccattgctgggatatgtgtaccgtccatagctccaatgcaatccttaaagtaaggataaaatcgtgtactctcacgaattttaaatggagttgcccttgttggcttagccatcatcctcggagctatagaatttaaagctcgcaacatcctgttgaagtttttactaattgtccaccgagagcgaccaaatgtgtcgcgtattgtgcaatatcgtgaactttggccaacaacaagtaaaaatgtaccaagcatttcttcaatagaaacacatcttgtatcacataatgatgtagtttctctaatgatacaacatagttttagaaaaatagcagggtacatcctataacttcttcgaaagtcttctgggtcttgacgcaaaactccccttatatagttatatccaagcaaagtaactgggcgtctcattggtctttcaatatgctgactttgtatgtattgcaattgcttgattatatccatcaaccatgaatgcaccgctgaaagtatattcaaaaatatggatagttcaaattcattattggtgcttacctcttcatcatcactgctttcttcttctgtatcaaaggcttcatcttcactatctgtagataaatccaaatcagacatgttcacctaaaaatatgataaaagtacttttttttattagaatcatcattatttcaaaagcataaaagtatatgtatatagaaaataagcatatagaatataaagttcataaattcaaTCATAATAACCATAAAGATGTCAACCCATAAATTAGTTGCAATCAATCCATAACAGTAAGTTCTCAactaggagaaaagaaaaattaaatactaatagttatgaagaaaaacgatcaaatgttgtaactctaaaagcccattaaacctaatagaaacttgcaaagatgacatgtttatgcttttaactttgaaccaatccacaactttctctcttcaggagtaaaacgtatgaataagttcttcttgtgattgttgtccagcatttcaattactttcatcttatcttccaaagaaatttccttcatgccataaacaagatcccatacttggttatctttcttatccttatcaattctgcgcatttctttttcaattttgcggtcttttttctctttcgcaataagAGCATGCATTGAATAAATAGAAGAAGCAATCGATGAACTGTTGGCAATCAGTTTCTCTAGATAATCAGACTGCCCAGTAGGATTAGTTGATGTACAAGTGTCACCAATGTCACACCTTGGTCTTTTCTTTGGTGTCGTTTTTCTGACAGGAATTTTCTTTGTGTTCAtatcttgagtttcatctttatatttttcatcactttcctctaagccatatcccatgtatgatacgttaaaagcattatcatattgctctcgttgagtataatcaacatcgaagtaatcatcttgttcatcttccttatcacaggttctagcgcttgtaccctcatgggtatgatcaactgtaacttttccagaagcacatttattcccaaaaaaaataagcaagtcaccatagtctttaccattatattcccttaagttagtttggtttggatggctctgttaacatacaaaaaataaataaaggataaagcatgaattagaactctgcacaaaatagaagaaaaaaatatcaaatttagttttcagtaagtaacacacacatacctcaaaataattgttccacatctcgtaggatccagtaatcatcttgttagcatcatcccaaccgaatccagaagtacaagatttaaacaaatcctggtattgaccaaatctagtcttcagccatctatgtttccctttatagttctcaaaagatttgtcacaaccacattcttggttaagttttggaagtatctcctcttccactattctcttagtaaaacatccactagtgtctttcttcttctcaagtgtagcttctaccaacagttccaataatttctcagtctctcgagttgtccattgtttgtaattcgtagtcacttctgtttccggttccgtattcttattcttcctaacattcGTTTGCTTCTTGATGTTTTCAGCAGGTTggctggatttttccattctatggtgtgacatgttagctacattagtacttagactaatactagaacttaacaaagcaaggataataataacaccaaacagtctaatgtaaacatgataaaaaattgtgatactagattacacagtactaacacgcagagctacttagccaaattgttaatcaaagaaaatcccttagcaactccttgcaacaaaagcaccgtatgaattggctaaaacacgccaatacggaatgaagtacgccactgtattgaactttggcatatagaatagaagaaaagtatgtgtctaaataagatgacttaacaattgatagtgattctcaatgacacccatgcaaagtagcaagccaattaatgcatgatgacataacaaattatgaagatagctgtaaaggaattctgtttcaccgaaacacagtttcagattgtccaatctttgtagtactaatacttacctgatcctatttaaatttttatggtacacttacaactcaatattccacaacacactcaaaaatcatagcattccaacggttcattaaaaagatacattactcagaaccgactactttcaatacgtgcatccAGAATTCAGTTCcatatttctcacactttggtgtacctaaagtgatcagaacttcatgaaatgtatacagtaggtaaccttcatatatacaaacatcatactaaaatttcagctttgtccgataagcggagaatgagataaataggaatcagtcccctattcgggacttaaactcagcagaccatagtcatatattgtgcaagattttcagtagcaaacgtgaattgatccgcgtgaaaattttactgtacttctataacaaggtaaactacga
Above is a genomic segment from Papaver somniferum cultivar HN1 chromosome 10, ASM357369v1, whole genome shotgun sequence containing:
- the LOC113319182 gene encoding uncharacterized protein LOC113319182, with product MAKPTRATPFKIRESTRFYPYFKDCIGAMDGTHIPAMVEKRNAAVYRNRHGITSQNVLAVCNFDLEFIYVLSGWEGSAHDSKILNDAMTKRNGLKIPQEEEEDSHPSTLVNDDEILTQQTQEQQRQEANAWRKSIADD